In the Osmerus eperlanus chromosome 27, fOsmEpe2.1, whole genome shotgun sequence genome, one interval contains:
- the LOC134014034 gene encoding myb/SANT-like DNA-binding domain-containing protein 2, whose translation MAAPRNADHSPEISTPLKIPKTEVPSPESEDLSDSNQYLSNPSTPNRFSPLNAGLSVSGSAGRSGLASSSNNFAACRGMSWTPSETNALIAVWGNERLTEARMQQLEVAGTVFSGKAPGPAMYERVSRALAELGYERTPSQCRERMKTLRRCYSRVKEHGIGKRKSSYSLEQLEKVFGQGGWDSQSCAPVLINSSGLYQEMESDSSTMEDLSQEDWCTQVLSSAFQDGDMEAEEIQLPKIKVPPLRPEPSPSTQKKEGMQNVTRILESVQLKWEHFQTWTDFSRLHLSNKLAIFGVGYNTRWREDIRYHYAEISSQVPLGKRLREYFNPEKPEGRVIMTKVQKMNWKNVYYKYLDITISEARCLELHMEVDWIPIAQSRVTGCSNGYLLPGGIPKTYGLYAVGYEETSLLLDNMGVAAASLQQDDDSDPGTPQPGDGATGDGEEGGRGRTATRVTYCYLGVAEERTLQQCLFQHFQSSGKHFGRDEPSAVTRFLQGNCSSAGRGGDASPHHRSAVYIKFIEVELDFLSAGSLLECMEVAVGYALKYNSKEML comes from the exons ATGGCAGCGCCCAGGAACGCTGATCATTCTCCCGAGATATCGACGCCGCTGAAGATACCAAAAACGGAGGTACCATCACCCGAATCAGAGGATTTAAGCGACAGCAACCAGTATCTTTCTAATCCTTCCACACCTAATCGATTTTCTCCTCTCAACGCGGGGTTGTCGGTGTCTGGGAGCGCAGGCCGAAGTGGACTGGCTTCATCCTCAAACAATTTCGCCGCTTGCCGAGGGATGTCTTGGACTCCATCTGAAACAAACGCCCTTATTGCGGTGTGGGGCAACGAAAGACTGACAGAGGCACGGATGCAGCAGCTGGAGGTGGCAGGTACCGTGTTCTCGGGGAAGGCTCCCGGCCCTGCCATGTACGAGCGGGTATCGAGAGCCCTGGCAGAGTTGGGGTACGAGAGGACCCCGTCCCAGTgcagggagaggatgaag ACGCTGCGTCGATGCTACAGCCGGGTGAAGGAGCACGGCATCGGCAAGAGGAAGAGCAGCTACTccctggagcagctggagaAGGTGTTTGGCCAGGGGGGCTGGGACTCCCAGAGCTGTGCCCCAGTCCTCATCAACAGCAGCGGGCTGTACCAGGAGATGGagtcagacagcagcaccatggaGGACCTGTCCCAGGAGGACTGGTGCACACAGGTGCTGTCCTCCGCTTTCCAGGATGGGGACATGGAGGCCG AGGAGATCCAGCTGCCGAAGATCAAAGTCCCGCCCCTGAGGCCGGAGCCGTCTCCGTCCACACA aaaAAAGGAGGGGATGCAGAATGTGACTCGTATCCTGGAGTCGGTGCAGCTCAAGTGGGAACACTTCCAGACCTGGACGGACTTCTCCCGCCTGCACCTGTCCAACAAGCTGGCCATCTTCGGGGTGGGCTACAACACGCGGTGGCGTGAAGACATCCGCTACCACTACGCTGAGATCAGCTCCCAGGTGCCTCTGGGGAAGAGGCTGAGGGAGTACTTTAACCCAGAGAAGCCGGAGGGGCGTGTCATCATGACCAAGGTTCAGAAGATGAACTGGAAGAATGTTTACTACAAGTATCTGGACATCACCATCAGCGAGGCTCGCTGTCTGGAGCTCCACATGGAGGTGGACTGGATCCCCATCGCCCAGTCCAGAGTGACGGGCTGCAGTAACGGGTACCTCCTCCCTGGGGGGATCCCCAAGACTTACGGACTCTACGCTGTCGGCTACGAGGAGACGTCGCTGCTGCTGGACAACATGGGCGTGGCCGCGGCGTCCTTGCAGCAGGACGATGACTCCGACCCGGGCACGCCTCAGCCGGGGGACGGGGCCACAGgggacggggaggagggggggcggggcaggacAGCAACCAGGGTGACGTACTGTTACCTGGGCGTGGCTGAGGAGAGGACCCTACAGCAGTGTCTGTTCCAGCACTTTCAGagctcagggaagcactttGGACGAGACGAACCCTCAGCTGTCACTCGCTTCCTTCAGGGGAACTGCAGCAGCGCGGGGCGGGGTGGAGACGCCTCGCCCCACCATCGCTCGGCCGTCtatatcaagttcattgaggtAGAGCTGGACTTCCTGTCCGCAGGCTCGCTGCTGGAGTGTATGGAGGTGGCTGTGGGATACGCCCTCAAGTACAACAGCAAAGAGATGCTGTAG